The Fulvivirga ligni genome window below encodes:
- a CDS encoding peroxiredoxin family protein encodes MKIFLYIAFCLMALSTLAYIFWKQELQYSLPTEVPSNLVEIASGEKLDLKDLPFATSSNKATFVHFYNNDCPCSRFNAAEFDKMVLKYKDSINFYAVVQINEDAEEELNAFKEKYNLGIPILADPSGKIARQLGVYATPQAVIINTDSTLFYKGNYNRARYCVSKNTKFAEMALEAWLKKEPAPQFGSLATIAYGCELPVNQNDNALNFFDIF; translated from the coding sequence ATGAAGATATTTTTATATATAGCCTTTTGTCTTATGGCTTTAAGCACTCTGGCATATATATTTTGGAAACAGGAGCTTCAATACTCCCTTCCTACAGAAGTCCCTTCCAACTTAGTTGAAATTGCCAGCGGAGAGAAGCTAGATTTGAAAGATTTGCCTTTTGCCACCTCCAGCAACAAGGCCACCTTCGTGCATTTTTATAATAACGACTGCCCCTGCTCCAGATTTAACGCCGCTGAGTTCGATAAGATGGTTTTAAAATATAAGGATAGCATTAACTTCTATGCTGTAGTTCAAATCAATGAAGATGCTGAAGAAGAACTGAACGCTTTTAAAGAAAAGTATAATCTTGGCATACCTATTCTAGCAGATCCATCAGGAAAGATAGCTCGTCAACTTGGAGTATATGCCACACCACAAGCAGTAATCATAAATACGGACAGCACCTTATTTTACAAAGGAAATTATAACAGAGCCAGATATTGTGTTTCAAAAAACACCAAGTTCGCCGAAATGGCGCTCGAAGCCTGGCTCAAGAAAGAACCCGCACCTCAGTTTGGCTCATTAGCTACGATAGCTTATGGCTGCGAACTACCAGTAAATCAAAATGATAACGCCCTAAATTTTTTCGACATATTCTAA
- a CDS encoding geranylgeranylglycerol-phosphate geranylgeranyltransferase: MVSSIKSRPNNFSLSGFIQLTRLWNLVIIVLAQYFTALFLIGRGEGFLVYLTDIRLFLLVFSSVIIAAAGYIINDYYDVKIDLINKPERVVVGKVLKRRIAMIAHTVLNVVGVGIGLILSPKIAVVNFVSALLLWLYSNQLKRMPFIGNLVVAFLTGLSIYILNVLYGTHHILVLSYATFAFAFTLVREIIKDMEDLKGDATFGCKTLPVVYGLRKTKVIIYVLTVIFIISLSVLSHLFVGEGMTYFCISLILPLSYLVYKLYLSDTVKDFRYLSNYCKVIMLIGILSMIFFK, encoded by the coding sequence ATGGTTTCTTCTATAAAATCTAGACCAAATAACTTTTCATTATCAGGCTTCATACAGCTTACCAGGCTGTGGAATCTTGTCATTATAGTACTTGCACAGTACTTTACCGCCTTATTCCTCATAGGCAGGGGAGAAGGCTTTTTAGTCTACCTTACTGATATACGTCTTTTCTTATTGGTCTTTTCATCGGTTATTATTGCGGCAGCCGGCTACATTATTAATGATTATTATGATGTGAAGATTGATCTCATCAATAAGCCAGAGCGGGTGGTAGTAGGTAAAGTTCTGAAAAGAAGAATAGCCATGATTGCTCACACGGTTTTGAATGTGGTGGGAGTAGGAATAGGCCTCATCCTATCGCCCAAGATAGCGGTGGTAAATTTTGTGTCTGCATTGCTGCTGTGGCTATATTCCAATCAGCTGAAGAGAATGCCCTTTATTGGGAATTTGGTAGTAGCTTTTCTTACGGGTCTATCCATCTATATACTTAATGTATTATATGGTACGCATCACATTCTGGTGCTGTCTTATGCTACGTTTGCTTTCGCCTTTACTTTGGTGAGAGAGATTATCAAAGACATGGAAGATTTGAAAGGCGACGCCACCTTTGGTTGTAAAACTTTGCCTGTAGTTTATGGCCTTAGAAAAACCAAGGTCATTATATATGTGCTCACCGTTATATTTATAATTTCACTTTCTGTTTTGTCGCATTTGTTTGTTGGTGAAGGAATGACCTATTTTTGCATCAGCCTGATTTTGCCGTTAAGCTATTTGGTGTACAAGCTATACCTGTCAGATACGGTGAAAGATTTTAGGTATTTAAGTAATTATTGTAAAGTAATCATGCTCATAGGTATTTTGAGTATGATATTTTTTAAATAG
- the frr gene encoding ribosome recycling factor gives MEEIDMYLDEARESMNKSIQHLSGELVKIRAGKATPGMLEGLMVEYYGNPTPINQVASITTPEARTLMVKPWEKNIIPEIERAIINSDLGLNPQNDGEQVIINIPQLTEERRLVLVKQAKSEGEQGKVSIRNIRKETNDNLKKLQKDGAAEDDIKRAEDKVQALTDDFTKKVDELLEKKEKEIMTV, from the coding sequence ATGGAAGAAATAGATATGTACCTGGATGAAGCCAGGGAGTCAATGAACAAAAGTATTCAGCACTTAAGTGGCGAACTAGTTAAAATCAGAGCAGGAAAAGCAACTCCAGGCATGCTAGAAGGGCTAATGGTAGAATATTACGGCAATCCTACTCCTATAAATCAGGTAGCTTCTATTACTACTCCGGAAGCAAGAACGCTAATGGTAAAACCATGGGAGAAGAATATAATTCCTGAAATTGAAAGAGCCATCATTAACAGTGACTTAGGCCTTAACCCTCAAAACGACGGGGAGCAGGTAATCATCAACATACCTCAGCTTACAGAAGAAAGACGTCTGGTTTTAGTGAAACAAGCTAAAAGCGAAGGCGAGCAAGGTAAAGTTAGTATCAGAAACATCAGAAAAGAAACTAATGACAACCTGAAGAAACTTCAAAAAGATGGAGCTGCTGAAGATGATATCAAAAGAGCTGAAGATAAAGTTCAAGCCTTAACTGATGACTTCACTAAGAAGGTAGATGAACTACTAGAGAAGAAGGAAAAAGAGATTATGACAGTATAA
- the pyrH gene encoding UMP kinase, whose protein sequence is MKYKRILLKLSGESLMGSGQYGIDPKRLEQYGNEIKAIKEMGIEVAIVIGGGNIFRGVQAEASGIERVQGDYMGMLATVINGMALQSALEKAGLYTRLMSGIKMEQVCEPFIRRRAIRHLEKGRIVIFGAGIGNPYFTTDSTASLRAIEIQADVVLKGTRVDGVYTADPEKDPTATRYSELTFQEAYEKNLNIMDMTAFTLCQENNLPIIVFDMNKQGNLMKIVKGDNAGTLIN, encoded by the coding sequence ATGAAATACAAAAGAATTTTACTTAAGCTTAGTGGCGAATCTCTAATGGGATCAGGACAGTATGGTATTGACCCAAAAAGATTAGAACAATATGGCAATGAAATAAAGGCCATTAAAGAAATGGGCATAGAAGTGGCCATAGTAATTGGAGGTGGAAATATATTCAGAGGCGTTCAGGCGGAAGCTTCAGGAATTGAAAGAGTTCAAGGAGATTATATGGGGATGCTAGCTACCGTTATCAATGGTATGGCTCTTCAAAGTGCTTTAGAAAAAGCAGGACTCTACACCCGATTGATGTCTGGTATTAAAATGGAACAAGTTTGTGAGCCTTTCATTAGAAGAAGAGCGATCAGACACCTGGAAAAAGGAAGAATAGTAATCTTTGGGGCTGGTATCGGTAACCCTTATTTTACTACAGACTCTACTGCCAGCTTAAGAGCTATTGAAATACAAGCTGATGTAGTGTTAAAAGGCACCAGAGTAGATGGCGTTTATACGGCCGATCCTGAGAAAGATCCTACTGCTACAAGATATTCAGAGCTTACATTCCAGGAGGCTTATGAGAAGAACCTCAACATCATGGATATGACGGCCTTCACGTTATGCCAGGAAAACAACCTCCCAATTATAGTGTTTGATATGAATAAGCAGGGAAATCTCATGAAAATAGTAAAGGGAGATAACGCTGGAACACTTATAAACTAA
- a CDS encoding acetyl-CoA carboxylase biotin carboxyl carrier protein subunit — protein sequence MYKAIIGEKDYSVAHKDDQILLNDELFSWDFTKISDHAYHIIKDDVSYRLEVVKVDYSTKTVALKINGDKYEIAVKDKLDLLLEKLGMDMSTANLMNDIKAPMPGLILQVNVSEGDEVKEGDALMILEAMKMENVLKAPGDGTVKVVNVAQGDSVEKNQVLIQF from the coding sequence ATGTACAAGGCAATAATTGGTGAAAAGGACTACAGCGTAGCCCACAAAGACGACCAAATTTTACTCAACGACGAATTATTTAGCTGGGATTTCACTAAAATCAGCGATCACGCATATCACATTATAAAAGATGATGTCTCTTACCGCCTGGAGGTGGTGAAAGTAGACTATAGCACTAAAACTGTAGCGCTAAAAATCAATGGAGACAAGTATGAGATAGCTGTAAAAGACAAGCTTGATCTATTACTGGAAAAACTAGGAATGGATATGAGCACAGCTAATCTGATGAACGATATTAAAGCTCCAATGCCCGGACTTATCCTGCAGGTAAATGTTTCCGAAGGAGATGAGGTGAAAGAAGGAGATGCTTTAATGATATTGGAAGCCATGAAAATGGAGAACGTGCTGAAGGCACCGGGAGATGGCACAGTGAAAGTGGTTAATGTGGCTCAGGGCGATAGCGTAGAAAAAAATCAGGTCTTGATTCAATTTTAA
- a CDS encoding GAF domain-containing protein, which produces MKRKDLKTFFDAINKSSDKVIETLLSAYLLFGIFLAIFYDTWLIALTSGPLILALYFVTKLTFPNKTAHHYVASLGLGIFMAQFIYQMHGLFEMHFTAFLAISIMVFYRNWKLFIPIVLFVVVHHASFAYIQFIGLRDNIDAYRNIYFTQLDYMDLQTFLFHAGLYAIYAIIMGYHAYQLHKDTVNTANNIIELEKEKEIIQENIQFANAISNGNYDTSYDLKDGDHLGEALLHMKKNLQESAQREKQDKFLNVGLAEVSEIIRNSENQEQLSDELISYLVKYLNANQGGVFIKTEEHHEVKLILKGCYAYERKKHFEKEIIPGQGLVGQCFQEQQFIHLTDIPDNYLNITSGLGKANPNTIIIIPLIYNENVEGVIELASFHKIEKYQIDFLLKIGQSIGSAISNVRTAEITSKLYSESKEQAEQLRSQEEEMRQNMEELSATQEEMQRNSKEMEETLTALNSGELLYMELDHEGKIKQVNTRLASVLSIEGRFKNLKYNDLVDSRIASSGDYQEFWSNLRTGREQRGTFTLHGDSGNKLILKGSFNPIFNNSGRVSKIILSGHDVTAMQTLIDSLEKLTDNKQVKDLLSSVKELEQVNNN; this is translated from the coding sequence ATGAAACGCAAGGACCTAAAAACATTTTTTGATGCCATCAACAAATCATCGGATAAGGTTATTGAAACACTTCTTTCTGCTTATCTGCTATTCGGCATTTTTTTAGCTATTTTTTATGACACATGGCTTATAGCACTCACTTCGGGGCCATTAATTCTAGCTTTATATTTCGTCACTAAGCTTACTTTTCCTAACAAAACAGCGCACCACTATGTGGCCAGCTTAGGCCTGGGCATTTTTATGGCGCAGTTTATCTATCAGATGCATGGCCTTTTCGAAATGCACTTTACAGCATTCTTAGCCATCTCTATTATGGTCTTTTATAGAAACTGGAAGCTTTTCATTCCTATAGTTCTGTTTGTAGTTGTGCATCATGCCTCATTTGCATACATCCAGTTCATTGGGTTAAGAGATAATATTGATGCCTACAGGAATATCTATTTCACCCAGCTGGACTATATGGACTTACAAACTTTCCTATTCCATGCTGGGCTCTATGCTATCTATGCCATCATTATGGGCTACCACGCTTATCAGCTACATAAAGACACCGTAAATACTGCCAACAATATCATAGAGTTGGAGAAAGAAAAAGAGATCATACAAGAAAACATACAATTTGCTAATGCTATCTCTAACGGTAATTATGACACCAGCTATGATCTAAAAGACGGTGATCATCTTGGTGAAGCACTGCTACACATGAAGAAAAACCTTCAGGAGAGTGCTCAAAGAGAAAAACAGGATAAGTTTTTGAACGTAGGGCTGGCAGAAGTAAGTGAGATTATTAGGAACAGCGAAAATCAGGAGCAACTATCTGATGAACTCATCTCTTATCTGGTAAAATATCTCAACGCCAATCAAGGTGGTGTCTTTATAAAAACAGAAGAACATCATGAAGTGAAACTCATTCTAAAAGGATGCTATGCTTACGAACGTAAAAAACACTTCGAAAAGGAGATTATCCCCGGACAGGGACTGGTAGGTCAGTGCTTTCAGGAGCAACAGTTCATTCATCTTACGGACATTCCTGACAACTATTTAAACATCACTTCAGGGCTGGGTAAAGCCAATCCTAACACCATCATCATTATTCCTCTGATTTATAATGAAAACGTAGAGGGAGTAATAGAACTAGCCTCTTTCCACAAGATTGAGAAATATCAAATTGACTTTCTATTGAAAATTGGTCAAAGCATTGGTAGTGCTATTTCCAATGTAAGAACAGCAGAAATCACCAGCAAGCTCTATAGTGAATCTAAAGAGCAGGCTGAGCAATTGAGATCTCAGGAAGAAGAGATGCGCCAAAATATGGAAGAACTGTCTGCCACACAGGAAGAAATGCAGAGGAACAGCAAGGAGATGGAAGAAACATTAACGGCATTAAACTCTGGTGAACTGCTCTACATGGAATTAGACCATGAAGGCAAAATAAAACAAGTAAACACCAGGTTAGCGTCTGTTCTAAGTATAGAAGGCAGGTTCAAAAATTTAAAGTATAATGATCTGGTAGACAGCCGGATAGCAAGCTCAGGTGACTACCAGGAATTCTGGTCCAATCTGAGAACAGGAAGAGAGCAGAGAGGCACATTTACACTTCATGGAGACTCTGGAAATAAGCTGATCTTAAAAGGATCATTCAATCCCATTTTCAACAACTCAGGCAGAGTGAGTAAGATTATACTGAGCGGCCATGATGTAACAGCCATGCAAACTCTTATTGATTCTTTAGAGAAACTCACTGATAATAAGCAGGTAAAAGATCTACTCAGTAGTGTAAAAGAATTAGAACAAGTTAACAACAACTAA
- the purN gene encoding phosphoribosylglycinamide formyltransferase, whose translation MTRVAIFASGSGSNAQKIAEYFKDDKEVEVALILSNKKDAFVLERAKNLGLPSFVFTKSEFTDSEKVLDQLKEHKIDFIVLAGFLLLIPEYLVEAYPNKMVNIHPALLPKYGGKGMYGDRVHQAVCEAGETETGITIHYVNNKYDEGEIIFQASAPVDQGDTPDMVASKVHELEYMHYPKVIESVIKKSTKN comes from the coding sequence ATGACCAGAGTAGCCATATTTGCCTCAGGAAGCGGATCTAACGCACAGAAAATAGCTGAGTATTTTAAGGATGATAAAGAGGTAGAGGTAGCCCTTATCTTAAGTAATAAGAAAGATGCCTTCGTTTTAGAAAGAGCCAAAAATCTAGGTTTGCCATCTTTTGTATTTACCAAATCAGAATTCACAGATTCAGAGAAGGTGCTTGATCAGCTAAAAGAGCATAAAATTGATTTCATTGTATTGGCAGGCTTTCTTCTGCTTATTCCAGAATATTTAGTAGAGGCTTATCCTAATAAGATGGTGAATATACACCCAGCCCTTTTGCCTAAATATGGCGGAAAAGGTATGTATGGAGATAGAGTGCACCAGGCTGTTTGTGAGGCAGGCGAAACGGAAACAGGTATTACTATTCATTATGTGAATAATAAATATGATGAAGGTGAAATAATTTTCCAGGCTTCTGCACCTGTAGATCAAGGAGATACACCGGATATGGTAGCTTCAAAGGTGCATGAGTTAGAATATATGCACTATCCGAAGGTTATAGAATCAGTGATCAAAAAATCAACAAAAAATTAA
- a CDS encoding ArnT family glycosyltransferase yields the protein MTRKAIYLSIIILFIISTVWNLGIFTLTKEEPRRVVIALEMIHSNDYLQPTFQGQPYFKKPPLYNWLLAGIYNITGDTSEFNSRLISALSLLAIGLLCFLICTKSMSKSAAFITALLCCITPPLYFSMSYLAEIDTFYSFISLSSILIIYPLYQRKNKYLLFAIPYFVAAIGILTKSPQSLLFVLFTLTGYLLYKKDWRLLISRYHLTGIIFLITPIGLYLYMHYAHGTLQALIETLFSETSERTPAGHSITAFAQYFVTFPFKLLYLCLPASLLIPFIRWKGLWSYLHGNPFIAFCIVAFASNTWLYWFMPGSKDRYIMMLLPLAIIPISHLFINRAKSYSKHFKYINLSLTALLFVSCCYLPFSPIATNIPDVKTYSWILAVIFMVLIGVQLKYSKQSLLILIFIVISIRLGIDSIYFKERELYAKDQHIKDTALHISQITDNEIVYLYDITYVHSILAAYLEIKMDQTLTRSSSFPTSGYIISSSNLSSNKIEEIEHFSIHGETFYLSRVKPDHQQTSYIH from the coding sequence ATGACCAGAAAGGCAATCTACCTCAGCATAATCATTTTGTTTATCATTTCCACTGTTTGGAACCTCGGCATATTCACACTAACCAAAGAAGAACCTCGAAGAGTAGTCATAGCCTTGGAGATGATACATTCCAACGATTACCTTCAACCTACTTTTCAAGGCCAACCCTACTTTAAAAAACCTCCTTTATATAACTGGCTTTTAGCTGGCATCTACAACATCACCGGAGATACTTCAGAATTTAATAGCCGCCTGATTAGCGCCCTCTCTTTACTTGCCATTGGTTTACTCTGCTTTCTGATTTGCACAAAGAGCATGTCAAAATCAGCAGCATTCATCACAGCTCTCTTGTGCTGCATCACTCCGCCGCTGTACTTTTCTATGTCTTACCTGGCAGAGATCGATACTTTTTACAGCTTCATTTCGCTTTCTTCAATCCTAATCATTTACCCGCTTTACCAAAGAAAGAACAAGTATCTTCTCTTTGCTATTCCCTATTTCGTGGCTGCGATTGGCATTCTTACTAAAAGCCCTCAGAGTTTACTCTTCGTTTTATTTACGCTAACCGGATATCTACTTTATAAAAAAGATTGGAGACTGCTTATTAGTCGCTATCATCTGACAGGAATCATATTTTTAATTACACCTATTGGACTCTACTTATACATGCATTATGCGCACGGAACACTTCAAGCCCTAATAGAAACTCTCTTTTCGGAAACCTCAGAAAGAACACCAGCGGGTCATTCTATCACAGCATTCGCACAATACTTTGTCACTTTTCCCTTCAAGCTGCTATATCTCTGTTTGCCCGCTTCATTACTCATACCATTCATTCGGTGGAAAGGCCTCTGGTCATACCTACACGGAAACCCTTTCATAGCATTCTGTATAGTAGCTTTTGCTTCTAACACATGGCTATATTGGTTTATGCCTGGCTCCAAAGACAGATACATTATGATGTTACTCCCTTTGGCGATCATACCAATCAGTCATCTCTTCATAAATAGAGCAAAATCATACAGCAAGCATTTTAAGTATATTAACCTTTCATTGACCGCACTTTTATTTGTAAGCTGCTGCTATTTACCTTTCAGCCCCATAGCCACCAACATTCCTGATGTTAAAACATACTCCTGGATTTTGGCTGTCATTTTCATGGTGTTGATTGGCGTACAACTTAAATATAGCAAGCAAAGTCTCCTCATTCTCATCTTTATTGTTATCAGCATCAGACTAGGAATAGACAGTATATATTTTAAAGAGCGCGAATTATACGCCAAAGACCAGCATATAAAAGATACCGCATTACACATTTCGCAAATTACGGACAACGAAATCGTCTATCTATATGACATCACTTATGTACACAGCATACTGGCCGCTTACCTGGAAATTAAAATGGATCAAACATTAACGCGTAGCAGCTCATTTCCCACCTCCGGATATATTATCTCATCAAGCAATTTATCAAGTAATAAAATTGAGGAAATAGAACATTTCTCTATTCATGGTGAAACATTTTACTTATCAAGAGTAAAACCAGATCATCAGCAGACATCGTATATCCATTAA
- a CDS encoding TonB-dependent receptor, with product MMRFVFMTAVLLSLVKVCFGQFSLSGSVKDASSGEVLPGANVILGERATATDLDGNFSIMKLSKGKYKLKISFVGYETYEEWVEATGDVELNIQLNPETLVTDEVIVSSTRAKENTPTTYSNVSKEDIKENNLGQDLPYLINMTPSLVTTSDAGAGVGYTGLRIRGSDATRINVTINGVPLNDSESQGVFWVDIPDIASSTQNIQIQRGVGTSTNGAGAFGGTINLQTNSRAQKPYAELINSFGSYNTRRHTIGFGTGLLNNHWSFDGRLSKIKSDGYVDRASSDLDSYYLSGGYYGENTMVKFIMFGGKERTYQSWYGTPEAVLENDAEGIEAVIANNGVSDAQAENLRNSGRTFNWYMYEDEVDDYGQDHYQLHISQKLGSNLVGNITFHSTFGEGYYEQFREDDDFESYGLPNVVLGDTTLTSSDIIRRRWLDNEFYGLTTSFDYNKGALSLNVGGAYNDYQGGHFGEIIWAEYAGNAFNEQRYYDNNADKKDYNIYAKAQYTIQDKFYPYLDLQWRGVTYDILGVDSDQRSIDMKNDFSFFNPKVGAVYDINNQSRAYASFSVANREPVRTDFVDSPTPPKHESLYDLEAGYKYGNSNLQLSANFYYMSYKNQLVLTGALNDVGSSLRTNVDESYRTGIELVAGVKLSDRWNWQFNTTFSQNKIKDFTEIIYDYGANWDEYNVVENNYKDTDIAFSPNAIVGSQLSYLPLKGIKLTLLSKYVGKQYLDNTSNDNRSIDAYLVNDIRASYTISTNFIKELSFTLQVNNIFSEEYVSNGYTFGYAAGDYEVRENYYYPQATRNFMASLALRF from the coding sequence ATGATGCGATTTGTTTTTATGACGGCTGTGCTGCTGTCATTAGTAAAGGTGTGCTTTGGGCAGTTTTCCCTGAGCGGTTCCGTAAAGGATGCCTCTTCTGGCGAGGTACTACCCGGTGCTAATGTGATTTTGGGTGAAAGAGCTACTGCTACTGACCTCGATGGTAATTTTTCTATTATGAAATTATCAAAAGGGAAGTATAAGCTTAAAATATCATTCGTAGGTTATGAGACTTATGAAGAATGGGTGGAGGCTACTGGAGATGTGGAACTGAACATCCAGCTAAATCCAGAAACTTTAGTTACGGATGAAGTAATAGTATCTTCAACCAGAGCTAAGGAAAATACACCCACCACCTATAGTAACGTGAGTAAGGAAGATATTAAGGAGAATAATCTGGGGCAGGACTTGCCATACCTTATTAATATGACTCCTTCGTTAGTAACTACTTCAGATGCTGGTGCTGGTGTGGGCTACACCGGACTAAGAATCCGAGGGTCGGATGCCACCAGAATTAATGTAACCATCAACGGTGTGCCACTCAATGATAGTGAGTCGCAAGGTGTTTTCTGGGTAGATATCCCAGATATAGCTTCTTCTACTCAGAATATTCAAATACAAAGAGGTGTGGGTACATCAACTAACGGTGCCGGAGCCTTTGGAGGAACTATCAACCTGCAGACGAACTCAAGAGCACAAAAGCCTTATGCTGAGTTGATTAACTCATTCGGTTCTTATAATACCAGAAGACATACCATTGGCTTTGGAACTGGCCTTTTAAATAATCATTGGTCATTTGACGGTAGATTGTCAAAGATCAAATCTGATGGATATGTGGATAGAGCCTCTTCTGATCTGGATTCCTATTACTTGTCAGGAGGTTATTATGGTGAAAATACCATGGTGAAATTTATCATGTTTGGTGGAAAGGAAAGAACCTATCAGTCTTGGTATGGTACACCAGAAGCAGTACTTGAAAATGATGCTGAAGGTATTGAAGCGGTAATTGCAAACAATGGCGTGAGTGATGCTCAGGCTGAAAACTTAAGAAATAGCGGCCGTACTTTTAACTGGTACATGTATGAAGATGAGGTAGATGACTATGGACAAGATCATTATCAGCTTCATATATCACAAAAATTAGGTTCGAATCTGGTAGGTAACATTACTTTCCATTCCACCTTTGGTGAAGGCTACTACGAGCAGTTTAGAGAAGATGATGATTTTGAGTCCTATGGTTTGCCAAATGTAGTGCTTGGTGATACGACCCTAACTTCATCGGATATTATAAGAAGAAGATGGTTAGATAATGAGTTTTATGGCTTGACCACCTCTTTCGATTATAACAAAGGAGCGCTTAGCCTAAATGTTGGTGGTGCTTATAATGATTATCAAGGAGGTCATTTCGGAGAAATCATCTGGGCTGAGTACGCTGGTAATGCTTTTAATGAGCAGCGCTATTATGATAACAATGCCGATAAAAAGGATTACAACATTTACGCCAAGGCTCAGTACACCATTCAGGATAAATTCTATCCATATTTAGATTTACAGTGGAGAGGTGTGACCTATGATATTCTTGGAGTGGATAGTGATCAGCGTAGCATTGATATGAAAAATGATTTCAGTTTCTTTAACCCTAAAGTTGGGGCTGTTTATGATATCAATAACCAGAGTAGAGCATATGCCAGCTTCAGTGTGGCTAATCGTGAGCCGGTAAGAACTGACTTTGTTGACTCGCCTACACCACCTAAGCACGAATCTTTGTATGATCTGGAGGCAGGTTATAAGTATGGAAATTCTAATCTGCAGCTATCAGCTAATTTTTATTATATGAGTTACAAAAATCAGTTAGTATTAACTGGTGCTCTTAATGATGTAGGTAGCTCTCTCCGTACTAATGTAGATGAAAGCTACAGAACAGGTATTGAGTTAGTGGCCGGTGTAAAATTAAGTGACCGATGGAACTGGCAGTTTAATACTACTTTCAGCCAGAATAAGATAAAAGATTTTACAGAGATCATCTATGACTATGGAGCTAACTGGGATGAGTATAACGTGGTTGAAAATAACTATAAGGATACCGACATTGCCTTTTCACCAAATGCCATTGTAGGTTCTCAGCTTTCTTATTTACCTCTAAAGGGGATCAAGCTTACTCTTTTAAGTAAATATGTAGGCAAGCAGTATTTAGATAATACTTCTAATGATAACCGATCTATAGATGCTTACCTTGTTAATGACATCAGAGCTTCATACACTATTAGCACCAACTTTATAAAAGAGTTGAGTTTCACACTTCAGGTCAATAATATATTTAGCGAAGAGTATGTATCTAACGGCTATACCTTTGGTTATGCTGCCGGTGATTATGAAGTAAGAGAGAACTATTATTACCCTCAAGCCACAAGAAATTTCATGGCTTCTTTAGCCTTAAGATTTTAA